The Podarcis muralis chromosome 8, rPodMur119.hap1.1, whole genome shotgun sequence genomic sequence CTTTCCTTCGGTTGACCTGTTAGAAGAATAAACTCTGAAAGGAACATCTACTGGCTACATCATCTGATATAATATTAAGAGGCTACGCAGTATTTTGAAGAATTACTGTGTAGGAAATCGGATGCAGAGAATACATTTGATCACTGGTTGAATTATGGTAGCCGTGTGGCAGATGAGAGTACttgttttaggggtttttttttaaggttttcaTTTTCAGACACCAAATCACTAAAGCAGCATGCACATATCCTCTGACATGATTTTTGCAAGGATGTACATCAAACAGTTGTAGACTATAAATCTGCTTAAATGTACAGAAAAACACGTGGGCTGAAAATTAAGTTGAAGAAATTGTGCCTTATACACATTACTCATTTCAGCATAGGTTTTTTTTGGCTATTTCAGGATCACTGTTTAATATTAAATCTGCTTTTCTCAGGCTGTAGTAAGTACCTACATATGAGGATGATCTCTGACATGTTATGAGagtgcataagaagaagatgaccTTTTATATATTAAATTCATGGATGTTCTCAATCTAGACTGAATAAATATGAATTACAGGTTGGTTCCTGCACTACAGGTAGACCTGTGGCAGCCTGGCAGCATCTCCTACATCTCAAAGGGTGCAGTTACAGACATACGTGTATCAAGGAACAATTCGCAAATTCTTCTACCTTACCTACAACAAGCAAACATCCAATATACGTAAGCATGGATTTCAGTTCCTCTAAGGCCACCTGATGCATTCTGCCATGGTTTAGGTCTGTTACATCTATTTTATTTAGAAATATGCTCCATTTAATATTGTGCCTTTTAAATTACAATGGCTGGAGAGTACACAGACCTCCTACAAAACTGTTATTTGAATGGAAGCATGCAGGAACTCTCTTGGGCAGACAGTTTAATTAAAGAGTCCCCTTTAGAATGAAAACCAGTGTCTCTTCAGTGCTACCAGGCCTGGTTTATTTGTTATATAAATGGTAATTATTGCCACTGGTTCCACAGTCTGCTTAATTTGCACTTGAATGTTAAGTAGAAGTATGCTGAGTAGTTGCAAGCACACACATGCTTTTAAATTATATGCTAGGGATACACTAGTCAATTTCCTGTCACCAAAAAGGCCCGTGTGGAGCACAGattcattattattgttaattcCTCTGCTTTCAGCAGGAATTGCACTTATCATTCCACATTGTCATGTTTTTAAACTCCCAGCGGCATTTGTCAGAGTTCTGTCTCTCAATAGGAGCCGATAATTCTCAGACCAGGATTTGTGTGTCAGGAAGATGGAGAAATTAGCTAAATAACCTTTATTTGGGATTTTTATAGTGGAGGTGTATTGGGAGTGTGTATCGAGATGCCATAATGCTGTGgcgttgttttcttttttaaaatggcagattGATTTAACTAGATCATAGAATGTGACACTGTTGACATGTTTCTACTTGAGCCTTGTCTTCGCCATGTTTGGAAAAGACTCTTAATTCTAAAGTTAATGGAAGTAGCACACGCATGTGCACATAACTGGCGCAAAGTATTCTTAATGGAGACATTGCACAAACTTTGAACTTAGACTCCTGGAAGACATTGCTTGTTCATTTGGTTTTGTGTTGCTATTAGCTTTAACAGATGTTGCTACTACATGTTCCAACTTTTCTGTATGGCTCTGGGGGCTAAAacatatctttaaaaaacaacaacacaagaagTGAAGCTAGCAAGGTGCTTCTTAGAGTTTCCTTTGAGCTATCAAATATTCAAGGGAGGATATACGGAATGATTTAATTAACAAgctaattaaatttctatcccacccatccTCCGAAAGGGAACCTGGGACAGCAAGATAGCTAACACATAACAAATTTTGTGGGCTTGATTataagcattatttatttattcacaataCTTCTATAATGCACCCATGGAGCAGCTTACAACAGCAGCATAATATCACTATAAAAAAATAAACTGGAGAATAAAGTCAATataccaaaacaaaacccaaacccacCTCTCAgcaacaccaataaataaattaaataggcttttaaaaattaagggtggaattcagtgttgtgATACTACAAATGTCCTGTGTGCGCAAGCACATCTGAACAATCTTCCCTCTCCTCATACACCTTATGGGAGTTCTCCTGGCCAGTTTGGGGGTGCAGGAGGCCCATGGTGAGAGGAGAGGGGGCAAAGCCCTCTTGCACAAGTCCTCGGCCCATGGGAAAGCTGACAAGGTTTAGGCAAAGCTGAGTAGAGAAGCTAATGCAACAAATGGCTGAGCCCAGATCCACTTGCATTTTCAGGTTCAAAGATTAACGTATCCCAGATAGGAAAAAGAGATTAATCTTCTTTCAGTTTCACAGTAACCCTTCTTAGAAGTCTGAACGTAAAACAGGATCTAGCAAAAATGTGGAAGATACTAAATTTTTCATTTAAACTTCAATACTGGCTAATTACTTTACATCATGTTCTGTCattcccttaaaaaaaccaaaaaaaagtcAGCATTTTCCAAAGTACTGTTATATTTCAAAACAACTAGCTTGTTTGACAGCACATTACAGTATACCAGAATGCTATCACAACCAATTTAGGCAGGCTTATGAAAGTGACACAAATAGTTCCTCGACGTGTTGCAATCTATGTAACTTTAGCTTACCGTAACAGTGTTATTTTCCTGCATTTTTCTGTGCCCTTTCTTCCTTGGTCTGCATTTattcattttgctttcttttgacaCAGCGTCCTCATATCTGATCTGCAAAAAGCAGTAGAAAAGCAAAGTGGTTTGGGGTCCTCCAGGAATCGTAGATCATTACCAGGATACAGCTATGAAATATATCATTCACTGGAGGAAGTAGGTAACATTAAAATGGTATCCCATGTATTCGCAAGTGCATGTCCTGGGGAATTAGCAAACATGTGTTATTTCTAGAACCTTTTAAATaacctttaaaaaatatgtaaacCAGAAAACTCTATAATATGCATTGAAAACACTTTAAGGGATTCCTAGCCTTTGCAATATTGTGCTggtttttcattttcatatatGATAAGTTTACCAgatatttttttcaatgaattcggggacacttttcaacttcaatggattttgtatggggactgatttgtaaatccagggactgtccccaggaaatggggacgtctggtaaccttaatataTGATAAGGAAAATGATTCAAATTAAAAAGATGCCTCTtgtctctttttatttttgctttttcagATTCAAAGTTGGATGTATCACCTGAACAAAACTCATTCAGATCTTGTCCACATGTTCAGTGTTGGCAAGTCATATGAAGGAAGACCACTTTTTGTGCTTAAGGTAAAATAAAATTGATAAAATGTTTGTGAAGTTATTTGCATATAATGCTGTAGGGCCACCCCAATCTTTGAGTGGTGCAAAATTCCAGTGGTTTCACGTGCtaacccagggtttggttttctTGGAATGAGTGACGgcggagactgtagtgtctttatgatatatggtttatttacacatgcatATATACAACCGAAGTACAAAAAGGGTTCCTCCTGAGAGGTTCAGGATTGAAAATGTGCGGGTGTAATTGAGTCCCTGTTGAATCCAGGAACTCAGATGCCTATTGAatcaggcatacagcctacccAACCCACTAAACTCACAACAGTAAACATGAATGGCCAAGGAAATTCCACCTCtaggaacatagaatcatagagttggaaggaagccTGATATGTGATTCTTTTGAAAGTGTTCAGAAGGAGGGGAAAACATACCATCAAATTTTATTTTGTAAGATAGTAGAGCCAGGAGCCAAAGAATTGTGAAACTATTTCCGTGAGTCCAGTAGGAGATTTAAGCTTGTTTCTGCTCTTGCTGCTTCCTCCTGCGCTGCAAAGTTAAGTTCTTTTGGAACTATCAAAAGCAGTTTATAGTGCTCAGctgtttaaagaaaaaggaaaaaaggaaacaatTCCACACAAGGGTTTGACACAAGTAGTAGTTTGGACGCTGgtctgtgttttttgtttttgttttctcctcACTTATGCACATTTACTATTGCAGCTCGGCAAAAGATCACGCCTTTACAAGAAAGCTGTCTGGATAGACTGTGGAATCCATGCAAGAGAATGGATTGGACCAGCATTTTGCCAGTGGTTTGTGAAAGAAGTAAGGATTGATTCCTCTGTTGTATTTTGGAATTAGGAAATTGTAAGTCCGGCGCATTCGGTTTGCTGCCTTTGTATCTGGAACTTATTTGTAATGGTTAACTAGGGTGAAGGTAGCCGTATCTGTCAGAAGCGAGCCGAGGCTAGGGTGCTCTCAAAGCTTAACCTTTGACAATATTGCTAGCAGCCGTAATGCAGCTTAATCTGCTATCAGCCGTTTCCTGCATAGATAAGGATACATCCCAGTGAATAACTCCACTGCCATTGTGACTAGCTGATTTCTTGACTTAGGACAGCGGGGGTTGGCACTTACCgcagggcctggcctgcagtgcgctcgagccacgcgtctctcctggaagTGAAGTGGTGGCTTGGGGTCCCACGCTGCCCAAAACAACAGCATGGGGCTTGCGTCCGCCAGGTGGACTCTGTGGGCAGCTCACTGCGCCATCCCCCTGGGTGGATTGCCATGGCGCCCCCGTGGGTGGCTCACACCACCCCCTCCGCTcctggtgccagagcagctagttACGCCTCTGCACACATTGATGTAGCTCTTACATGTTGCTCTCTATGCACTGATATGTGGCGAATCTTCCAGTCCTTTTGAGATGTACAGTATGTGATGGTTGGAGAGCTGAACTAGGGTTAGGAAGACCATGGTTCAAATTTCTACTCAGCTATAATGCTCACCAAATGACCATGGCTCAGTCATTGTCTTGCAGCTTAACCTTATCTCACAGGGTTATTGACAGGATAAAATGGTGTGGGATAGGGAGCCTTGCACACCTTCTCACTtccttggagaaagggaggagataAAACTGTAATAAATATGAAATATGTTCAGCGATGATAAGCATTCATTTAAAAGATAGGGTGCAGTACCTGCTGTTGCCACAGTGAGGCATGCCATACATGCTTTTGCAAATAACTATGGCGGTTTCCTCTTTGCCATGACATTGTGTGTTTATCTACTTCAAAACAATACAAGGAATACAGGGGGAGAATAAATATAGCATAACTGGAAGGTGTGCAGCAAGAGTggctaacctttggccctccggctgttataggactacaactcccatcacccatcacattctcagagtggttcaagTGCCGATCTCTCTTTCCAGGGagttctgggaactgttgttctgtgaggggaatagggggtctcctaacatctctcagcacccttaacatactacagctcccagaattcttgggggaagtcatgactacTAAAGTGCTACCATTATATGTATGGTGGGAATGTGGCCTAAATCTAGGCTCTAATGTTACCTAGCTGCACCATTGTGCTGGAGATGTCAGTTGAACGCTGTTTCTGGCAGCTAAAAGCTATTTTGCATTTTATAAAAATTGTACTCCTCGGCATTTCCTTTGGATGAGCCAAGTTGCTGTGTCAGTCTCTCTGAGAGTGCAATATTCCAtaatttccagtacagtggtaccttgggttaagtacttaattcattctggatgtctgttcttaacctgaaactgttcttaacctgaagcaccactttagctaatggggcctcctgctgctgctgcgccgccggagcacgatttctgttctcatcctgaagcaaagttcttaacctgaagcactatttctgggttagcggagtctgtaacctgaagcatatgtaacctgaggtaccactgtaccacaaatATACCAATATCTCTAACCTTGCTGCAGAAAGTACGAACCTAATCAGTTCCCTTATGTAACAAGTGATGCTATGGGCTTTTTATGATTAAAACAGGTGTTTTTTAATTCAGTTATACATTGTTTTCAGTTTCACATGCAATCATTATGGGACACGGCAACTGAATTTAATTCTGAATGAAAAACATTCATGAACATAAATGAAGTTTTATAAACCtgattttggggggcgggggggagatggGCTTCACAGTAGAAGCTCCTGCATGAAGGAATTTTCAAACAACCATCACCAGACTGCTGTGAAATTATTAATCAATGGGGCATAGACACCCCAGAATCCATTAAGTTTTAATGCTCTTCCATGTATTTTACTTGCAAATATGAATTGTTGCGAGGCAAATATACTTCTGTATGCCATAATGAATCAGTTCAGCATCCATGGCTCATAGTAGTGCTCAGACCCTGTAGACTGCAGTAGTAGTTATCTGCAGATTGTTAGCTGTGCTCTTAAATCTCTATCTACTTACTATTTTATATGTTGACCTAGGCCTGACCCAGGCTGGAGTGGGAGTTGTTTTCAGGTCATCTGGTACCATGTTGCCCAATAATATCTGAAGACAGGAACTAGATTAATGGCACTGGAATGGTGGTTTTTTTACGCCATTCCAGAATAGTGGAACTTTGGCAACAAAGAAACAGAGCTTCTTTTTAATGGCATTATcctagtttggggatgcctgtcttagtagaactttgcttcagcaccAAAGTGTATCTGAGCTCTATAGCATGCCTTATGTTTCTAGTCCTGCTCTGCAGTTACTTCGTGTCCCCCCATccacccaaatatatatatatatatatatgagagaagggTTCAGGATGGTTCCTATGGGTTTTTGATTACAAACATTACTTGGATTATTCTTTTGCCCGTTCATAGGCTCTCCAGACCTATCAAAGTGACCCAGCCATGAGAAGAATGTTAAATCAACTGTATTTCTACATCATGCCTATTTTTAATGTGGATGGATACCATTTTAGCTGGACCCAGG encodes the following:
- the CPA6 gene encoding carboxypeptidase A6 isoform X3, yielding MLVPALQVDLWQPGSISYISKGAVTDIRVSRNNSQILLPYLQQANIQYTVLISDLQKAVEKQSGLGSSRNRRSLPGYSYEIYHSLEEIQSWMYHLNKTHSDLVHMFSVGKSYEGRPLFVLKLGKRSRLYKKAVWIDCGIHAREWIGPAFCQWFVKEALQTYQSDPAMRRMLNQLYFYIMPIFNVDGYHFSWTQDRFWRKTRSKNSRFRCHGVDANRNWKVKWCDEGASTHPCDDTYCGPFPESEPEVKAVAHFLCKHRKEIKAYLSFHAYAQMLLYPYSYKYATIPNFSCVESAAFNAVNALQSVYGIRYRYGPASSTLYVSSGSSMDWAYKNGIPYAFAFELRDTGHFGFLLPETLIKPTCTETMLAVKNITMHLLKKCH